CCTCTACCCATAAAAGAGTGTGTTCGCCGGACCCCCACAAGTCACAAGCATGCTGGGCATAGTCAAGAGGTGACTTCTCGAAGTGTGCTTTCAAATTTCAGAGGAAGCTTCTTACTTTTGCCGAGAACACAGTACTCACATTGTTTGAGCTTCTGGCTTTCACTAGCTGTGATAACCCCTTTCTTTACCAGCTCCCTCATTCCACCTTCTCCAAGATGGCCGAGCCTTTTATGCCAGAGTTCTATATCATCAGTTTCTGCAAAATTCATTGAACCAACAACACCGCTAAGGAAGATAATGCAAGCTATTTCTTCTCTCAGCTAGCTAATAGAATTTTCCATTCATCAAAACATTCACATAAATTTCTTTTCGGGCTAAACTTTAAAACCTCAGACTCAAGCATGCCaagtgaaattaaatttctctaATTTCAGAATATACCCGACCCGGGTAAAGTAGCTTCACCGATCCATCATGAGCTCTTAGTCTAATATCTTCaaccccttttttttaatgtaagaGCTTGATCATTCCCAAGTTTCACCAAACCTTGGGGCCCTCAATCAAATTCTCAAACCTTTCCCTTGTTGGAGCATATATGAAAACTGCAACCGGAATCCATTATCCAAGAATTCTCAATTCCACCACTCACAACATTCATAACTGGGTGCATCTCGTTTCTTAAAAggataaaattttgattgggCAACCTTCTCTTTCATGTTGCTTCCTTTCCTTTTAAAGAAGGAATCTTTCTTAAGAGCCCCGTTTTCAATAAGAaaaattttctagttttttttccCCGAACCATCATTTTGTTTCCCCCGTTTTTGGGGTTTTTGACTCGCCCTAACTTCTTCTTCCCCTTTGAATCCCTTCACATTAAAGGGCCCCTGACCCCCGTTTTTGGCATGTATGGACTTTCCCCTTTTGGATTTGAGAGCAAAACGCACCCCCCTCCAAAGAAATTTTTTCCTCTTCCCTCACAACAGGCACCCCTTAGATGATCAAGGGTTTAAAATTTAACCCCGGAGGAGAAAAGTTTTATCTTCATCCTCAAGTTTCACATCAATGTTTTCTAAATCATCCACAACCTTGTTGAACTCATCTAGTCGCCAAGAagatttttatcttcattaattttagaaaagtAGAGCCCCCGTTTTCATGAATAATCCCAACGACTTTGCCATGTGGAAGAGTTTCGTTTTACCCCCGCTGGCCTTTTTTCCCTTAAACACTTCTCTCAACACATTGTGGGCCCGCCATAATGATCTGACAGGGGCTAAATagaaattcaaatcaaatgatataaatcttttttaataatgatattattgcATACGAAATGAGTGTAGTACAGAAGATCGAAATCTGTCTTGAAAACTCCATCATTGACAGCACTAGATTAACAAAAACAATTATCGCCATCATTATTGTATTGATTAAACCACTAATCACCAATTGACCGTATCCATTTGCCGTCGCCCATACGGTGGGATCCGCCAAATGACGTAGTGACACGTCGTGAACAGTGACCCTGACGTCCCATATTACGTCACAGCCGTTGACGTTAGAGTCTCCCTCTCCCTCCATATTATATATACCCAACCCCACTCACATTTTCAATTCCCCCTTTCCCCTTTCCCctttcccctctctctctctcaccatGCAAAAGGCGCTTCACTACCGGAATCTCCTCCCCGCCTCCGCCGGCGGATCCGCCATTCCGCCGCCCGGAGACAACCAATCCGGCGGCGAATTCGCGTCCGGCGCCGTCAATTTGAGAAAATTAGTGGCGGACAACGCGGTGGTGGTGTTCGCGCGGAAGGGCTGCTGCATGTGCCACGTCGTCAAGCTCCTCCTCAACGGCCACGGCGTCAATCCGACGGTCGTCGACGTCGACGACCACAACGAAGGCGACGTGACCGATCAATTGTCGAGGATCGTCGGCGCCGCGCCGCAATTCCCCGCCGTATTCGTCGGCGGAGAACTTTTCGGAGGGCTGGAGCAGGTGATGGGAGCTCATATCTCCGGCGAATTGGTGCCGCGGTTAAGAGAAGCTAGGGCTTTGTGGCTTTGACGGAGATCTCTTTCGATTTAATACTCTCTATTTTCCCccttttcttcaatttaatgaaaacGTTTACTTGGAGATTGACTAGAGCATAAATGGAGATCGGAAAAATGTTGTAGATAATCTTGGGTTGATTTTTGTACATAGTGTTTGCATTAGTTTAATTATAGGGGTCTTCATcaactataatttttaatgattttgatttagataattatatactactacatctTAGATCATGGCGTGTATAAATATCAAGACGGCGTCACTACCAATAcgtaataaattaaactactaactaattttgaatatttaggTGAAATAGAAAACCTTGTACGACCAAGTCGTCGTCACTCgtgaaaacaaataaaccgtgtaaaaatatgtttttcaaTTACGATTacaacatatttaattaaatttgattattttatcgAAAAAATCAGGGACTTGGTGAGATATGcatgtaattaaaaaactgATAGGAGTGggaaaatgattaaatagggagtagtactaatcatcaaattgaattattaCTACTCTAGACATTAGAGTGTGGGATGGTCGAATTATGCATCAGGAGTTGAATCATACGAATCAAAGTTTGATTATTTATCAATCACTCATTTATCGAAATTGTTTCTAAGGAATTTCTGAAGGACCATccacttcaaaaaaatttaaaattcgatTATAGAGATGACATGTATACGGTATATATGGAGAAAAGCAAGATGAGATTCGATTTTTGCGATTTAGTGATTTGAAGGATTCCAATTATAAATGTTTATTGACGAGGGTTTCTTTGTATGTTGTAACTCTACGTGATTAGCAACAAtttcttcttgatttcaaCTTAATTTGATTTCTACGTATGAATTTTCCCTcctgttttaaaattttagaaaaatgacgACTTCATAAGCCCataaatttcactttttttaaaatccaatatTAGAAAGAGAAACATTCTTAGCTATAGTGTGGCGTGAAGTGTATTAGATATGTATAAtcgtattattttattaactaaGTAACTAGTAGTCAGGTTATAAAACTTCATATTATCTTAGGCATGTATATTGAACTATATGTGGCTggtcaaataaaatatgatcacGAGTGACATAAGTTACAatgattttacatttttactaCTATCCTCGCTAGTTATTTTTACGACAATGAACCGTAATTCAGTTCATAagatttcattaaattaattgagatTAGAGTTAATTGagatgtaattaaaaaattaatctcaaaaacaaaaggaagtgtagtactataattaaataatgtcatttcatatagaattttatgaatattactaattaaaagATGAAATCACGGAGGTCCTTTTGCACTTTTTATGACAATTTTCGTCCGAAAATGCCTTTAAGAGTGAGATGGATATTTATGACAATCCACTGCTAGACTTATCACTTTCAAACtcaatctgatattatttcaatctATTTGCCTTGTTCTATTCTTCATCTTAAACTCATTGCCATCGTAGACATaatctttaattcaaataaatattcaatttctcATTTACATTTACAATAGTGATTAATTACGATTTAGTTGCTACTTACCAACttgtaaataaattgcattGATTATTGTGAGGaaatcacaaatatatttGGGGATTGgtgacatttaattttagatcGTAGGTTTGGTAAATAGATGCTAATGTTAATGGTGATTTATATTAGTAGTTGGTTAATAAACAGAATTACTGAATTTTACTGTAGTAAAACAATTAAGTGTTGGGGTCAGAatctacaaaattttaaaatataagtacaAACATTATTTCGATTTGAGCTACGAAAAGTTTTGTGTAtcaaaagaacaaaaatatcattttttttattttgatttttgagaaaaaaaatacaatgtTAGAATTGCTGGTGATTGTGCAAAATATCATAGCCTTGTTTGTATGtacatatatttcaattttgtttagtAGTGCGGTACTAAAAATTAGaatgaactacaaaaatagtctctggaatatgcgtttatctcgccaatgaactctgaactttaaaaatattcccagacaaccctggactaagcgtttatctcgaaaatggtcattattcactgtttcgtgacaaaaatacccttttggggggttttaggaggtttgggcaatttggtctttttatattttaaatctgatattatttgtgtGGTGtactaaatatgatattatttcaaaattaccgttcttgtttccttttgtcatccttcacttttgtttctttatttcaatattagatttacttttataaaattaatttttaaattttaattattaaatatcaataaattattttaattattaaaattactattaaataacatattaatagttttaatcaatatttgatagtgtctaatatttaatcaataaggtacaaCGCCGccttatttttaatcaataagtaatagttttaatcataaatagatcatatagcacgatttattctgaaataaatatgcatttaatgtataggagaatttgactaaaaatattatgaagttgactaaaaatttgatactactaaaaatttgatataggagaatttttgttgagattttctagttaattttgattgctttcaaattaataaacgaaaattatagtatctaaaaattaatatagcaCATAGTGCAAAtagtttgaaataatatcagttTGGGTTTAAAAGTGACTAGTTTGAAAATGTGAAACTGTTGATGGACAAAATTGCCCATCTCACTCTTGAGGGCATTTTCGGGCGAAAATTGTCATGAAAAAAGTGTAAAATGATTGCGGTAAAATAAATCCTTAGTTTAGAGACTActgggatatttttaaaatccagaGACTGTTTGTGTAATAAACCCTTTGTTcatggactatttttgtaattcACTCCGATAAATATAAgcttttttaatatattatcaaactattcaattatttgcttataaactagtactccctccgttcgcGAATGGGTGTATCATTTCCAtccggcacggattttaagaaatgttaagaaaagtggatggaagaaaattagtggaatatgaatctcacttgtatatattagttttaaatgatatgtgagttgAATGAGTAAGAAGAATGTGGGGGCctcttaccatttatagtaataatggATTGGGACTTTTATTTGTGGACAgactaaaataacaaaacgggactcttattcgcggacagagggagtactatgcTCTGCTTTCCAGCATCcagattaataattttaaatatagtaagtatcattttttagtTAGAAACTTATGGAGTAATAGGCATTTAACTCGTTTATATACGCCACTTCTAGGAATCTAGCTTGTTCAATATAATCGCTCAACTTAGTATAGTATTATTATCAGAGACACACATATTGTCTGATAAACAGACCAATAGGCCCTCtacatttcaaaataatactactaccaTCTGTTAAACGATTAAACACCTTTCATTTAGTCAAACTCAGATAACTAGTTCTCGTTTCCAATCTTGTACTACTTGTCAAATTAATAGTACCATAGTTACTTAGACActctagttttatttatttgttgttttacaACTCTAGGATAACTTTGGTTCAGACTTTAGAGTTTAGGCTTACTTTGCTGATATCATGATATTTGAATCGTAGATATATATGGCTCTGATAAATTGACATTGGTCCAAAATAGAACAATTTAAACTCTCAAAAAATTGACATCAACGAAGTTTAGGAGTTTGATTTAGTGATTTTtatcttcttgattttattgttttttttgttgttattagttttctttgttttgggAAGATTATGTTATTCACTTTGTGGTTGTGGgtattgtttatttgtttgaatatGGTGTATGAGATCGATACTTCTTCTGAAGGGATATGTTCAACATTAGGGCATCTACAATGGGACATCCTAAGCGACGTCCTATGCatcgccacatcagcattttatcctcctcctattccacctgcaatggggcggactatagcccgccctaagcgacgccctaaacatttattttgtatttatatttttattatgtttacaaatgtaaataaaaatattaaacaaataaaaacaacacaattaaaggaaaattctaattttacttaattaaaaaaaaagttacaaaataagaaataaaaaaaagctgaaaatacaaaaaaaggaGGCTAGTCTAAAGAAGTCCCAACTTGCGGCTGAGGCCATCGATCATCCGCTGGATGCCCTCGATTTGAGCCGGGTTGGTCGCCTGCATGAGAGCGGTGTGCGCGTCCAACAACGTCCGGTAGTCGGAGGAGGCCGCCAAATCCGCGTACGCATGGGCCGTGGTCGAAGTCGCGGACGGCGTCGAACTCGGGGTCGGCGACGGGGCTTGCTCAGGCGGCGCGACGGAGGAGGATGtggccttgcccttgcccttggcaGCCTTGACGCCAGGGGAACGCCGGGAGGACATCGGTGTGCCGGAACTCTCATCCTCGAACACCGGACTGTTGAGGTCTATCAGAGACGCGCCACTATCGCTACTTGTATAATCATTGAAGGTGCGCTTCGACGCCCTCCTCCTCGCCGCCATCGATTGGGGAATCACACCACCAACGAACTTTTGCTTGTCCCTCAAGAGCGCACAGGACTGGTAGTGCTTGAAATCGCCGTACAATGAAATGTACGACTGCATCGCTTTGTCCCGCA
The genomic region above belongs to Salvia hispanica cultivar TCC Black 2014 chromosome 3, UniMelb_Shisp_WGS_1.0, whole genome shotgun sequence and contains:
- the LOC125215592 gene encoding monothiol glutaredoxin-S5-like, with amino-acid sequence MQKALHYRNLLPASAGGSAIPPPGDNQSGGEFASGAVNLRKLVADNAVVVFARKGCCMCHVVKLLLNGHGVNPTVVDVDDHNEGDVTDQLSRIVGAAPQFPAVFVGGELFGGLEQVMGAHISGELVPRLREARALWL